The Amphiura filiformis chromosome 1, Afil_fr2py, whole genome shotgun sequence nucleotide sequence TAATTGCAGAAACCACGTGTCAAACTGTCAAGTTAAAGTTACTTTCACTTTCAGTACCAACGAAAGGAACAGAAAGAATATTGAAAGAAGTTGAGAGAAATCCACCCAGGATAGATTGCCTGAGAGACAGATCGTGTTGTTTGATACAAGACGTACACATGTTGTATCCAATTCCAGTTAATGCAAAGACAAAATTGCAAAAGGAGATGCACATTTTCTTTGTCTTGGTGAAACTTTtggatattaaaaaatattaatattgatgaaaTGTAATCACAAGGAAAATAGTTCAGAAAATGTCCTCAGAAATTTACCTGATATTGACCTCTTTGACAATAATATTAACATGTTTGGGTAAATGGCAATTGTGCGATATCAAAGACAAACATGATTATACAGACGTCTCAGGTCATACACGTTAATGCTTCAACCGACCATTTACAAGTACAAAGAATAATACTAGAGCGATTactgcaccatagctgaaccatggggttTCGGCAgcatattgtggtataccactgtcacaCGATTCGgacttttcctctttcatgtgacaccactcaggggtcacacttttattttattttcgtgATATTTGATGTATAAAAGacccaaaatataaatattgacccGAATTATTAAAAGAATATTTACCCGGGCGCCCCTTGTGGGAGAAATATTTTTTACTATATTCTTTACCTTtttctatttcatttgacaccacactGGGGGTCATTACCTTCTTGGCATGAATAGGACTCAAAATATGAATATCGACCGGTTATTATGTATGATGAATGTCCCCATGGGTGGGGAAATATTTTCGTTATATTCTATACTTTTTtctcttttgctttcatttgacaccactgggGGGTCACACCTTAATATCAGGATATAAATATTGGCACAGGTCTGATGAAGAGTACGTGTCGCCCCggtggggaaaatatttttattatattattttacatttttctctttcatttgataccactcTGGGGGTTATACCTTctcggcattttgagatatgaaaggacccatatgaatattgacccgggtcttataaTGAATGTCACCCCGGGTGGGTTAATCGTGGCATTTCGGTAAGGAAGTAAGGAAGTAAGGAAGAAATACTAATTAGAGGTataaataaccatgataactgctaaaatgtttaaaatttttcacaatgcccgacatattaccgatgcaaagttattaacctcattcataaccgtcactttcatctcttcactttacaaaataacacacaattttcctcaaaaatcgatcaggctaaaacaggatgaccaataacaaaagtgcgaatcacaatctgtgcaaatatggtagcgcgcaatccaaatacggcgacCGGTGCTCTCGCAATTTGTTGCGCACAACACGGCGCacgcggaggttactaatatttacgctgacggcgcggaggtccactgtttagaggttaatgactgcgcatcagttgttttgagggtattgtgaaatatctaaacattgtgatttggaaccgaggaatatcccgagggatattccgaggtctaaagcacaatgtttagatatttcacaatacccgaaaaataactgatgcaaagtcattaacctcattcataaccgtcacttttcacttttttaattcaatttacgtcacattttcttcttttaatttgaaaacagaacacaattttcaCTTTATCTGTGGTTTTCCGAATAGCCGATTAagggaaataccgctagcgaccaatcacaccagcacgcaatcatgcgatgtccaaatacggcgaccAGCGTCCGCGTAcattgttcgaacgcgtaactcgtcacgtaacgcggtcattgtagagcgtacttttagctacgtcacgagacctGTTTTTATTATGATCATAGTCATGATAGCTAAGATAATGTTGCAAAATTTCACTTCCGCACAGGTAATGGTACATTAGATTTTCCTGAATTTTTAACAATGATGGCTCACAAGATGAAAGACAAAGATTCAGACGATGATATCAGGGAAGCGTTTAAAGTGTTTGACAAAGATGGAAATGGTTTCATTAGGTGAGTATAATAGTCCTATGAAGTCACTTGTAAAATGAGAGACCGAGAGGTCATCGGACAACATTTtcatatttgggtttttttttcatttttaaatccttgtaagcTCTGTGTAACGAAGAATACGATATGtattgttatttatattttaatgatCCCTTAATGAAAGAGAACGTGAACCTTTTACGACTTCATTATTTCTGCAGTttaagtccaaagtatataaatctatacatttttggaaattcgATGATTCCTAACGtcggataaaaacaaaaatgtttaattttgaaaaattacaaatatgcactTTCTGGCCCCACATAGCTTGTGACAACATACGAAAAAATCAGTTCGGAGAattaaaaattcagttagcttttcataaagtaGAGACGtgaatctttatttttttaatattcgtCTCGTTTTTCAAAttattgagaaaaaaaatgtgaaaaaaacccaattttgtcATTCTCTTCAGCACACAATTACgttatggtgtatatttttgtttaacccaatattttgaaggaaaaaaatagaaaaaccTCCCttgactttgatgtgctctaaacgatagttttcaaaaatgttaccttttgcttgcatatttttctagtTATCTTGTCAAAAGCGATCTCTGAAAAATCGACGTTTGAGTAAAAATGATAGTTGAATGAGGGGGACAAACATATATTTTTATGTTCCCGTTGCTGGAATATTGGGCTTAATTATAGTGTTAGTTTTTGTAACAAACATAGTATGAATATTCTTAATGTATAATTTACGAGTTTGAACATTTtatagttatagttgtagttgtagtttatagttgtagttgtagttatagttgtagttgtcgTTGTcgttgtagttgtagttgtagttgtagttgtagttgtagttatagttggaattatagttttATGATTATCAATGTCACGGTTATTTACCCCATCTACGGCTGAAGGGCCCCGATTAGAATCgtctatagtcatgatagtagacGGTGTTGCGGGTGTTGACCATTATTTATAttcttttttgtttcattttatcaCAGTTCTGCAGAACTTCGacatgtaatgacaaatttaggTGAGAAATTGACAGAAGATGAGGTAGAGGGTATGATTCGCGAAGCCGATATAGACGGCGATGGACAAGTCAACTATGAGGGTAAGTACTGCGAGTAAAAATAAGAATGACCTCTCTTATAACAGACCGGGACGACAGAAGCAACTCTTCAAAGTATCTTTCTATGcattttcatgttgatttcatGGTCAACAATATGGATTTCTGAAAATGGTAAATATTTGATGTGTCGAGTGCTCTTTATCGCTGGTACAAACACATTTGTGATGTATTTTTGCCATGATTATAACTATTCcgtaaaaatattctaaaaagcTATGTAAATTACCATAAAAATACGAAGAATTTCTATATTTTTACTAAAAGTTAAGTGTTCCTAAGGATATGATTAGTTTCTTAGATTCTTACATAAAAGTAGAACTTGTCCACATAGCGACAACTACACTGCAGAGACATTAAAGTGCATCAATGTGATACTTCCTtgactacagtctgtccacttagaagtacaaaccaaatctgtggcatcgggggtcgatgctttgcgtcacacgcgagcgcgacgcgacgcgtaaaAAGCGTGGtatacaaatcgcgcagcagttggcgcgccaaagaagcattgctctgaaatgattattattatacctccagtttccgaggtctatttactttgtacttctatgtggacagactgtattaACAAATAACTGTATCTTAATCGAGTCTATTCCTTTTCTTTCGCAGAGTTCGTGAAAATGATGACTTCAAAATAAATAGATGATGGTCACGTGCTGTATATAAGATGATCTTCCATATTCCACACAAACCGAAATCCCAGTGACAATTTTGACGTTTCTTCCATTGTAATAATGCATCCAATAACATACATCAAATTGTTTGCTCATGAAACCAAAGATTTGCAAACAGCGATTAAGTGTTTTCCCATTGAAATGGTCTTCAGCGTTATATAGCAAAGTAGTAAAAAGCCCCATTTCATTGCTCAAAATCTAGCGTTCGAAGCATGCAGATCTGCAGGTTTGATTtaaccagtggcgtgcgcaggatTTCATGAGCAAGGACAGATGCCCCGTTCCCGTGACTACATTCATCAACctgtttaaggttggtctgaaccctggaattatggacactttcgggcctcataactgctaaattgtcaGTTGGTCTAATGTTTATAAAGgtatacatatttaaaatggcaaagacttgatcaattcattcatttaattttgttcaaactagataaaaatatctagaagccggtttttttacatttcgaccaactttgagaaatttccaCCAATAAtggtcaaaaaaatcataaaaagcccgattttcgcccaaatttcaaatattttttgtaaagttggtcaaaattaaaaaaaaaaaaaaaaaacggctcctagatgtttttatctagtttaaaaaaataagttaaaaaaatgtttgcccaagtgggccaaaaaccgttatttttgagattttgggccaaaaatggtattttagcccaaatttgacctcacagatgaattgatcaagtctttgctattatgtatacttttatatactttagaccaacaatttagcagttatgaggcccgaaagtttccataattctagggtttagaccaaccttaatataaatttatatgcGATATGTAGTACATGGTTTTATTGTAAAATTATTGTAAATTTAATTGCTGAATATATTCTAAACCGGGTTCTTCCAGAAGATAACGCAGAGAGACAATCAGGCGCCACCTTAGCACCCAATCGGCGCGGCGACAAGAATACCAAAATTACAATACATACACCTGTGTCCGCTGCTAATGCTATAAGCGTGCCATGTTGTGCAGGTGCAGCACGGTAAACTTATGGTAGCTTATTGTGTTCCTAGTATATTCTTTCAAGATGACCGACAACATTTCGGTGTAAAACACCgaatattttgaccaacttccTGTTATTTGGCATGTTCATATCTTTCAAAAATTCATTTCATTCGAGTGGATATAATGTCAAACCACACGACCTGTTGTCCTAAACAGCCAATACACAAATTCACAATGAACTATTTGTACATGATAATGTTGGTATCACTTCTTTGTTTGTCCAAAATCACTGCATACCATGTGTACTGATCCATATTGTACTCCACCATCAGTGTGCTCTTGATTTTATTACTCAGTTATTACTTTGTATATTAGTGTTGTGGTCGAAATTGACTTGAATCTTGTGGACATTGAATCTCCCTTTGGTGATCAATGGCATATTCTATTGACACAGATTCATTAATAACAGCGGTATTGTGATACGTATTTGTTTTCaacatcaaattttgaaatatttcgaCGTGAACATGATGAACGCAGTAGTAACGATATAAACTTATTCTGAACAGTCTGCCGATGATTTTGTTATGGCactattttctttctatttttcaatcatttaaatatatcgctccgcggtcttTCTCTCATCAATCACGCTAGCCTACAATCCTATGTAGTCGATAGCCAGTTATAGAAGGAGACGGACCGCAAGCGTACTCAATCCATAATCTATCTTATGTGgtgatactttgttgatttgatgatgcggaattaaagatatttgtgaagttatattttgttatccgtCTATTTCTGTTTGAGTATTCAGCGAGTCTTTCCCCGTGAAACCTGGAGATCCATCGGTCATCTTGTATGATGTGAAATTAAATGTTTCACCAGAATAAGGAATTAATGGATCTCGGTGAGTTTCAATCCATACCAATTTTGACAAAGGTAGAATTGTATGAACCAGTAGGCTTTATTTAAAATCATGCCTCATGACCTCTTACCAAAGGTGTATTATTTTCGTCTTTATGTATATAGAACGTGTTTCTTTATCAACATTTTAGAATAAAACTAAGAATAACATCACATTGTGTTCTATTGCATTATTTGCTCTCCAAAATCAGGATTGGTTAcagaattgttttttttttaagtgaGAAAACATGGGCGAGCGCATTATTTACACTCTGGGAAATCGAAGGGCCCCAACGATACCCACAATCTTCtaaaaaaagtacttggaacgcttggcacactctgtcgaaattccgtgcaatGTTGGAGCACAATGGGAAACGCGCTGAAGACATTGGcgtttctcaacattgcacgggggaagAGGGGGTGAcaattttccgttatttacacgcaagcgttccaagacttattgCAAGGATTGTAGTCCCACCTGATATGTGATATCCCTGATTGAGTTTTTGTCTCTAAATCATATTTATTTTCACGCTCTCTGCTTGATATGATACGGGGATACAGATAGCCATTTAAGGGAGCGTTCATTAAGGGGCCTGGAAACATTTCTGACACACAACTTCCGCCGGCCATTATTTCATACCTCAATATTCCAGTATTATAATATGTCTATTTGTGTTACATTAAATGTAATATTCCTAGAATACTCATAACACTCCACAGGGTGACTCAATAAATTAAAGTCCTGTGGATTGTGAGACTTAATtaaaaatatcggcagtaaaataaaaactttcttgaagattcaaaaaccatgaagtaTCTTCTTTACAATGGTGCAAAACTCCGTTCCAATGAGGCAATGCACATTAACAGTAATGTGCTTAGTAGTATGAGTATTTAGGGGGATCAATTAACCCCGAGAAAAAGCATTTAAAAcgcaaagaaaaaaggttttAATTAATCCTGAAATACGGAGCTAATTTCAGtataccataaaaaaaaaaatcaccgctTACAACATCGTTTATACGCTATTAATGTCTTTACTTCCCTGAATAAAGCTTAaaaggcatatctattgcaaaagcaatttaaactccattcgaagagaataattattacattacaagttgacactcgttgcaattctgttattcgtatttctcctgaaaaaagacaaattgtgttggtaaaatgctggctcgtacagccaaagcgaaattgatttccaatgcagcTGACTGATGACGAAAAAGCTGAAACATCATTTAGTGCTTTTCCAAATGCGCCTGACACAGAGCTTAGTTCTATTGAGATTCAAAGAGCAAAagacaatttttatgaccccaaaACAAAACAACTTTATGCTGTTTATGATGGTAAAAACATCGGATTGACTAGCCCCAAGGACCCTAGTAAGTATTTTGTAATACgcagtaatagtagtagtagtagtagtagtagtagtagtagttttgCTGTGGATCCTTTAGTAATATCTCAAATATACGCGAAGTTACATATGGCTTTGAAAGCAGCCCAATTCTCTTCTCCGCTAGGCTGTATATAGCGTTCTGGTAAAATAATACCATATCGGCCTTTGTCTCGCCCCTCAGGAGAATAGCTGAACTGCACTCCTTGTCCTGCGTACATATAGTCAATACTTACACCAGACGCTGGATCTGCGGTGgcacaaaattatataaaaacaattcCTGAGAATGGCCCCAGATTTCGGAAAATGGCTTAAATTGATAATGCTATTTatctatacattttataatgttccGAATCCCTTTTACTATATATGGCAGAAGCAGGCACGGCAGTCTTATGCGACAATCCATTTGATGTCAACTGAGCGTGCTCTTTTTCGTTTCTGAAAGTGGCTTAAATAATTACCTAATCGCCATCTTGGGCGCTATTTAGACAATTGGCTATTTTTACGGTAAACCATAACATACATGATATAATAACAATAGAACCTGTACCTACTGTGATTTATGGCATAACACATTAACTCTGAGATATGTGtttaaaatttgaatatttatggCCAGCAAATAGTTCTTATTTTAGTGATCCTACTTACATATTGTATCGTAAATGTTACCATATACGTATCGCCGTCCATGAACACCTTTGATAGCAGCACACGCAGCTTCTGCACCAGCGAACTGTGTCATAAAGAAATCGAATGTGGTTTCAACTTTGATTTCATTTCTCGCGCATGCGAATTTTTCGCGCGAAGAATTTTCACTGTGTATAGtgatatacaaatattaactgtctatgagtgtgatggtcgaaatataatcacgaggtgaaagatggattgttccattccacgagccggaacggcgagtggaatggaacaatacatctttcaccgagtgattatatttcgaccattacacgaatttaagacagttaatatttgttttatatcactcatgcataaattctataactaaaatactatttaaggtaggaaatacattttttcatcaacataacaccatgttttgccgtgatatttcacattttggggtccaccccataattaaatcggcgagtccaagagtgtGAGCGCacggcgcaggcgcactacgccagagcacatgatggtaaagactatcacacggagagggtgatagtaaaaatggcaaatggtaatcaaccaatgaactgtctataatttatgtatgagtgatataatactgAATAACAATGGCTAAACCAAAATTTCCTTATGCCTATTTTCCCGTCACAAGGATTGATTGACAGCTGTTGTTGAGTTactaagtttgattgacagggagATCATGGAGATACAAAAACGGCTGGGCGTTTTGAGTTAGTaaagacattgcgattttccaaacgcagcacgtggaacgtacgttttcgcgtacgtttttacgtacgttaatacggtgttaaatattgctagtctcggttccagactggattgtgctcattcgtcatgaAGGAGACAACTAGAACAATGACTATTATATTTGATCTTAactaacagcttctaacctaggttgatagagggcatagtgattaaaaaaataacagtgagctgagtctctgcctaaatTTCTTCTTTTCTTTGAGTTACAAAAGGTGAGTGGAAAACCCTCAAATAAAATAGATGTTGACAAAGCTGAGATGAAATTAAGTTCTAATTCTAATGGGGCGTCCACCTGTATAGTTAACTTTCAATTCCTTATACTACTATATCTCACCAGCGTGTCATAATTAGCAGGTACTTTGTCTTTGTATCCGTATGGAATCAACCATAGCTGAGAATAGCAATGATAATCAATATAGAGAGTTACACCATTACCACCGCCCAAACTGGATACAAAATCACGAATAGCAGCGGTCTCAGGTTCAGAAAAAGGCGCAGAACCATGGTAGAACTGTGAACATGGTTTCTCGCTGGAGCCGACACctatataaagggtaaaatatacatgtaatgtacaaaaacgttctcgttagaaatgttttgtaattttatggGGGTATTTCTTTGAACCCTGTAGTTAAGCAGTTAAGCAAACGACCATTAGTGCAGTTGATTTCAGTTTACACGCATTTATCCAAATTGTCTGCGTGTATCTCAGATATCAAGAAGTGGATGACAATCAATAAACTCAAGTTGAATGATCAAAAAACTGAATTCTTTGCTGCTGCATCCCCTCGTGCCATTAACTCCATTTCCAATGTTACGCTTCATTTGAGCAGCACAGTCATCATCGAGCCCTCCAATTCCATCCGGAATCTGGGAATCATATTTGATCCCACCATGTCTATGCGTGACCACATTACCACCCTCACAAAGTCTGTCAATTTCCATCTTCGTAATCTTTACCGCATCCGTAAATTCATTGACCAGGATACCTGTCACCATGCTGTTCGCTCTCTCATACTGTCccgacttgattatggcaatgcaatcctctatggtatcactcaaggtgaaagaaatagactgcagaagctgcaaaatcgtgctgtgcgtttgattttctctgtccctcgctcaactggtacctccgaccttctcattcaattgaatatatgaatacaaaagccacctaagtccatactttggccaaagtgagttaagcatgggaaattgttgttatacataggcctgtcatatgcatgaaagaacaactcaaattcatcctctgtgtctattgggcatgtgaaaaatagcatgtatgaaagaatcacccaattccatgatttgagtcttgtaacacattgattgaaatccagtatgtataaaagtccacttgtaacacattcattgctagagaatgacttttgaacaaaaaatgggtttaataaaggaaagtgtgtggtttatattacatggcagaatgcttatcaacattat carries:
- the LOC140160004 gene encoding neo-calmodulin yields the protein MADDLSEEQIAEFKEAFSLFDKDGDGTITTKELGTVMRSLDQNPTEAELQDMINEVDADGNGTLDFPEFLTMMAHKMKDKDSDDDIREAFKVFDKDGNGFISSAELRHVMTNLGEKLTEDEVEGMIREADIDGDGQVNYEEFVKMMTSK